From Natator depressus isolate rNatDep1 chromosome 7, rNatDep2.hap1, whole genome shotgun sequence, the proteins below share one genomic window:
- the SLC16A9 gene encoding monocarboxylate transporter 9 isoform X3, which produces MVLLKSPDGGWGWVIVLVSFFTQFFCYGSPLAVGVLYLEWLDTFGEGKGKTAWIGSLASGVGLLASSSVGLFIYAALQRELIELYGLDGCLLIVGALSLNILACGSLMRPLELSDSPLPEKSCLEKVADQYLIYHEKENVEENTSILEKDYNEEKCVNMSSHECKQDSILNKNGLISIHAKETDTYKQKVVEQTYFCKQLAKKKWQLYLNYWEETLFLFKNKVFSSLFIAILLFDIGGFPPSLLMEDVARSSNISEEEYVMPLISILGIMTAVGKLVLGVLADFKWINTLYLYVITLIMTGVALVAIPFAKSYILLAILSGILGFLSGNWSIFPYVTTKTVGIEKLAHAYGVLMFFAGLGNSLGPPIVGWFYDWTQTYDTAFCFSGLCVLLGGLLLLVAALPCWDNCNNQSAKPPPNIYSYTVASSV; this is translated from the exons ATGGTATTGCTGAAGTCGCCAGATGGTGGATGGGGCTGGGTGATTGTCCTTGTTTCCTTCTTTACTCAGTTCTTCTGTTATGGGTCTCCATTAGCAGTTGGAGTCTTGTATCTAGAATGGCTGGATACTTttggagaggggaaaggaaagactGCTTGGATTGGATCCCTTGCAAGTGGAGTTGGATTACTTGCCA GTTCAAGTGTTGGACTTTTTATATATGCAGCATTACAAAGAGAACTCATTGAGCTATATGGACTAGATGGATGTTTGCTAATAGTTGGCGCATTATCGCTAAATATACTAGCATGTGGCAGTCTAATGAGACCTTTGGAGTTATCTGATTCCCCTTTGCCAGAAAAGTCATGCCTAGAAAAAGTTGCAGATCAATACTTGATTTACCACGAGAAAGAAAATGTTGAAGAAAATACAAGCATCCTAGAAAAGGACTACAATGAAGAAAAATGTGTGAATATGTCCAGTCATGAATGCAAACAGGATAGCATTTTAAATAAGAATGGATTAATATCAATACATGCAAAAGAGACAGACACTTATAAACAGAAAGTTGTAGAACAAACATACTTTTGCAAACAGCTTGCAAAGAAGAAGTGGCAACTGTATTTAAACTACTGGGAAGAaacattgtttctttttaaaaacaaagtattcTCATCACTTTTTATTGCCATCTTACTTTTTGACATTGGTGGATTTCCTCCTTCGCTGCTTATGGAAGATGTAGCAAGAAGTTCAAACATTAGTGAAGAAGAATATGTTATGCCTCTTATCTCCATTCTAGGGATTATGACTGCAGTTGGTAAACTTGTTTTAGGAGTACTGGCAGATTTTAAATGGATTAATACTTTATACCTATATGTAATTACCTTAATAATGACTGGCGTGGCCTTGGTTGCAATTCCATTTGCGAAAAGTTACATTTTACTGGCAATACTTTCTGGAATTTTAGGTTTTCTCTCTGGGAATTGGTCAATTTTTCCATATGTAACCACAAAGACTGTGGGAATTGAGAAATTGGCACATGCATATGGGGTATTAATGTTCTTTGCTGGACTTGGAAATAGCCTTGGACCACCAATTGTTG gtTGGTTTTATGACTGGACACAGACATATGACACTGCATTCTGCTTTAGTGGACTTTGTGTTCTGCTGGGTGGACTTCTTCTgttggtggcagctctgccatgCTGGGACAACTGTAATAATCAGAGTGCAAAGCCACCTCCAAATATTTACTCCTACACAGTTGCATCTAGTGTTTAA
- the SLC16A9 gene encoding monocarboxylate transporter 9 isoform X4: MVAGGLMMSSFAPNIYFLFFSYGIIVGLGCGLLYTATVTITCQYFDKRRGLALGLISTGSSVGLFIYAALQRELIELYGLDGCLLIVGALSLNILACGSLMRPLELSDSPLPEKSCLEKVADQYLIYHEKENVEENTSILEKDYNEEKCVNMSSHECKQDSILNKNGLISIHAKETDTYKQKVVEQTYFCKQLAKKKWQLYLNYWEETLFLFKNKVFSSLFIAILLFDIGGFPPSLLMEDVARSSNISEEEYVMPLISILGIMTAVGKLVLGVLADFKWINTLYLYVITLIMTGVALVAIPFAKSYILLAILSGILGFLSGNWSIFPYVTTKTVGIEKLAHAYGVLMFFAGLGNSLGPPIVGWFYDWTQTYDTAFCFSGLCVLLGGLLLLVAALPCWDNCNNQSAKPPPNIYSYTVASSV; this comes from the exons ATGGTGGCTGGGGGCCTGATGATGAGCAGTTTTGcaccaaatatatattttctgtttttttcatatGGAATTATTGTTG GGCTTGGCTGTGGCTTATTATATACAGCAACAGTAACCATCACCTGTCAGTATTTTGATAAACGCAGAGGCCTTGCACTTGGTTTGATTTCAACag GTTCAAGTGTTGGACTTTTTATATATGCAGCATTACAAAGAGAACTCATTGAGCTATATGGACTAGATGGATGTTTGCTAATAGTTGGCGCATTATCGCTAAATATACTAGCATGTGGCAGTCTAATGAGACCTTTGGAGTTATCTGATTCCCCTTTGCCAGAAAAGTCATGCCTAGAAAAAGTTGCAGATCAATACTTGATTTACCACGAGAAAGAAAATGTTGAAGAAAATACAAGCATCCTAGAAAAGGACTACAATGAAGAAAAATGTGTGAATATGTCCAGTCATGAATGCAAACAGGATAGCATTTTAAATAAGAATGGATTAATATCAATACATGCAAAAGAGACAGACACTTATAAACAGAAAGTTGTAGAACAAACATACTTTTGCAAACAGCTTGCAAAGAAGAAGTGGCAACTGTATTTAAACTACTGGGAAGAaacattgtttctttttaaaaacaaagtattcTCATCACTTTTTATTGCCATCTTACTTTTTGACATTGGTGGATTTCCTCCTTCGCTGCTTATGGAAGATGTAGCAAGAAGTTCAAACATTAGTGAAGAAGAATATGTTATGCCTCTTATCTCCATTCTAGGGATTATGACTGCAGTTGGTAAACTTGTTTTAGGAGTACTGGCAGATTTTAAATGGATTAATACTTTATACCTATATGTAATTACCTTAATAATGACTGGCGTGGCCTTGGTTGCAATTCCATTTGCGAAAAGTTACATTTTACTGGCAATACTTTCTGGAATTTTAGGTTTTCTCTCTGGGAATTGGTCAATTTTTCCATATGTAACCACAAAGACTGTGGGAATTGAGAAATTGGCACATGCATATGGGGTATTAATGTTCTTTGCTGGACTTGGAAATAGCCTTGGACCACCAATTGTTG gtTGGTTTTATGACTGGACACAGACATATGACACTGCATTCTGCTTTAGTGGACTTTGTGTTCTGCTGGGTGGACTTCTTCTgttggtggcagctctgccatgCTGGGACAACTGTAATAATCAGAGTGCAAAGCCACCTCCAAATATTTACTCCTACACAGTTGCATCTAGTGTTTAA
- the SLC16A9 gene encoding monocarboxylate transporter 9 isoform X1 encodes MVLLKSPDGGWGWVIVLVSFFTQFFCYGSPLAVGVLYLEWLDTFGEGKGKTAWIGSLASGVGLLASPVCSACVSYFGARPVTIFSGFMVAGGLMMSSFAPNIYFLFFSYGIIVGLGCGLLYTATVTITCQYFDKRRGLALGLISTGSSVGLFIYAALQRELIELYGLDGCLLIVGALSLNILACGSLMRPLELSDSPLPEKSCLEKVADQYLIYHEKENVEENTSILEKDYNEEKCVNMSSHECKQDSILNKNGLISIHAKETDTYKQKVVEQTYFCKQLAKKKWQLYLNYWEETLFLFKNKVFSSLFIAILLFDIGGFPPSLLMEDVARSSNISEEEYVMPLISILGIMTAVGKLVLGVLADFKWINTLYLYVITLIMTGVALVAIPFAKSYILLAILSGILGFLSGNWSIFPYVTTKTVGIEKLAHAYGVLMFFAGLGNSLGPPIVGWFYDWTQTYDTAFCFSGLCVLLGGLLLLVAALPCWDNCNNQSAKPPPNIYSYTVASSV; translated from the exons ATGGTATTGCTGAAGTCGCCAGATGGTGGATGGGGCTGGGTGATTGTCCTTGTTTCCTTCTTTACTCAGTTCTTCTGTTATGGGTCTCCATTAGCAGTTGGAGTCTTGTATCTAGAATGGCTGGATACTTttggagaggggaaaggaaagactGCTTGGATTGGATCCCTTGCAAGTGGAGTTGGATTACTTGCCA GTCCTGTCTGTAGTGCATGTGTGTCTTATTTTGGAGCAAGACCTGTGACAATCTTCAGTGGTTTTATGGTGGCTGGGGGCCTGATGATGAGCAGTTTTGcaccaaatatatattttctgtttttttcatatGGAATTATTGTTG GGCTTGGCTGTGGCTTATTATATACAGCAACAGTAACCATCACCTGTCAGTATTTTGATAAACGCAGAGGCCTTGCACTTGGTTTGATTTCAACag GTTCAAGTGTTGGACTTTTTATATATGCAGCATTACAAAGAGAACTCATTGAGCTATATGGACTAGATGGATGTTTGCTAATAGTTGGCGCATTATCGCTAAATATACTAGCATGTGGCAGTCTAATGAGACCTTTGGAGTTATCTGATTCCCCTTTGCCAGAAAAGTCATGCCTAGAAAAAGTTGCAGATCAATACTTGATTTACCACGAGAAAGAAAATGTTGAAGAAAATACAAGCATCCTAGAAAAGGACTACAATGAAGAAAAATGTGTGAATATGTCCAGTCATGAATGCAAACAGGATAGCATTTTAAATAAGAATGGATTAATATCAATACATGCAAAAGAGACAGACACTTATAAACAGAAAGTTGTAGAACAAACATACTTTTGCAAACAGCTTGCAAAGAAGAAGTGGCAACTGTATTTAAACTACTGGGAAGAaacattgtttctttttaaaaacaaagtattcTCATCACTTTTTATTGCCATCTTACTTTTTGACATTGGTGGATTTCCTCCTTCGCTGCTTATGGAAGATGTAGCAAGAAGTTCAAACATTAGTGAAGAAGAATATGTTATGCCTCTTATCTCCATTCTAGGGATTATGACTGCAGTTGGTAAACTTGTTTTAGGAGTACTGGCAGATTTTAAATGGATTAATACTTTATACCTATATGTAATTACCTTAATAATGACTGGCGTGGCCTTGGTTGCAATTCCATTTGCGAAAAGTTACATTTTACTGGCAATACTTTCTGGAATTTTAGGTTTTCTCTCTGGGAATTGGTCAATTTTTCCATATGTAACCACAAAGACTGTGGGAATTGAGAAATTGGCACATGCATATGGGGTATTAATGTTCTTTGCTGGACTTGGAAATAGCCTTGGACCACCAATTGTTG gtTGGTTTTATGACTGGACACAGACATATGACACTGCATTCTGCTTTAGTGGACTTTGTGTTCTGCTGGGTGGACTTCTTCTgttggtggcagctctgccatgCTGGGACAACTGTAATAATCAGAGTGCAAAGCCACCTCCAAATATTTACTCCTACACAGTTGCATCTAGTGTTTAA
- the SLC16A9 gene encoding monocarboxylate transporter 9 isoform X2 → MVLLKSPDGGWGWVIVLVSFFTQFFCYGSPLAVGVLYLEWLDTFGEGKGKTAWIGSLASGVGLLASPVCSACVSYFGARPVTIFSGFMVAGGLMMSSFAPNIYFLFFSYGIIVGSSVGLFIYAALQRELIELYGLDGCLLIVGALSLNILACGSLMRPLELSDSPLPEKSCLEKVADQYLIYHEKENVEENTSILEKDYNEEKCVNMSSHECKQDSILNKNGLISIHAKETDTYKQKVVEQTYFCKQLAKKKWQLYLNYWEETLFLFKNKVFSSLFIAILLFDIGGFPPSLLMEDVARSSNISEEEYVMPLISILGIMTAVGKLVLGVLADFKWINTLYLYVITLIMTGVALVAIPFAKSYILLAILSGILGFLSGNWSIFPYVTTKTVGIEKLAHAYGVLMFFAGLGNSLGPPIVGWFYDWTQTYDTAFCFSGLCVLLGGLLLLVAALPCWDNCNNQSAKPPPNIYSYTVASSV, encoded by the exons ATGGTATTGCTGAAGTCGCCAGATGGTGGATGGGGCTGGGTGATTGTCCTTGTTTCCTTCTTTACTCAGTTCTTCTGTTATGGGTCTCCATTAGCAGTTGGAGTCTTGTATCTAGAATGGCTGGATACTTttggagaggggaaaggaaagactGCTTGGATTGGATCCCTTGCAAGTGGAGTTGGATTACTTGCCA GTCCTGTCTGTAGTGCATGTGTGTCTTATTTTGGAGCAAGACCTGTGACAATCTTCAGTGGTTTTATGGTGGCTGGGGGCCTGATGATGAGCAGTTTTGcaccaaatatatattttctgtttttttcatatGGAATTATTGTTG GTTCAAGTGTTGGACTTTTTATATATGCAGCATTACAAAGAGAACTCATTGAGCTATATGGACTAGATGGATGTTTGCTAATAGTTGGCGCATTATCGCTAAATATACTAGCATGTGGCAGTCTAATGAGACCTTTGGAGTTATCTGATTCCCCTTTGCCAGAAAAGTCATGCCTAGAAAAAGTTGCAGATCAATACTTGATTTACCACGAGAAAGAAAATGTTGAAGAAAATACAAGCATCCTAGAAAAGGACTACAATGAAGAAAAATGTGTGAATATGTCCAGTCATGAATGCAAACAGGATAGCATTTTAAATAAGAATGGATTAATATCAATACATGCAAAAGAGACAGACACTTATAAACAGAAAGTTGTAGAACAAACATACTTTTGCAAACAGCTTGCAAAGAAGAAGTGGCAACTGTATTTAAACTACTGGGAAGAaacattgtttctttttaaaaacaaagtattcTCATCACTTTTTATTGCCATCTTACTTTTTGACATTGGTGGATTTCCTCCTTCGCTGCTTATGGAAGATGTAGCAAGAAGTTCAAACATTAGTGAAGAAGAATATGTTATGCCTCTTATCTCCATTCTAGGGATTATGACTGCAGTTGGTAAACTTGTTTTAGGAGTACTGGCAGATTTTAAATGGATTAATACTTTATACCTATATGTAATTACCTTAATAATGACTGGCGTGGCCTTGGTTGCAATTCCATTTGCGAAAAGTTACATTTTACTGGCAATACTTTCTGGAATTTTAGGTTTTCTCTCTGGGAATTGGTCAATTTTTCCATATGTAACCACAAAGACTGTGGGAATTGAGAAATTGGCACATGCATATGGGGTATTAATGTTCTTTGCTGGACTTGGAAATAGCCTTGGACCACCAATTGTTG gtTGGTTTTATGACTGGACACAGACATATGACACTGCATTCTGCTTTAGTGGACTTTGTGTTCTGCTGGGTGGACTTCTTCTgttggtggcagctctgccatgCTGGGACAACTGTAATAATCAGAGTGCAAAGCCACCTCCAAATATTTACTCCTACACAGTTGCATCTAGTGTTTAA